The following coding sequences are from one Arachis hypogaea cultivar Tifrunner chromosome 7, arahy.Tifrunner.gnm2.J5K5, whole genome shotgun sequence window:
- the LOC112703441 gene encoding glutathione S-transferase 3 produces MENEVVLLDTWPSMFGMRARIALAEKGANYEYKEQDLWSKSSLLLQVNPIHKKVPVLIHNGRSICESAIIVQYIDEVWNDKFPIIPSDPYERAQARFWVDFIDQKYNNTWMKLWLSEGEEHETCKKELISNLKQLEDILGEKAFYGGDTFGFLDICLITFYSWFYTFENYGNFKMEAECPKLMAWAKRCMQRDTVSKSLVDDRKVYDYVVQAIKNAFGK; encoded by the exons ATGGAGAACGAGGTTGTTCTGTTGGATACATGGCCAAGCATGTTTGGTATGAGGGCTAGGATTGCATTGGCTGAAAAGGGTGCCAATTATGAGTACAAGGAGCAAGATCTTTGGAGCAAGAGTTCTTTGCTTCTTCAGGTGAATCCAATTCACAAGAAGGTTCCAGTTCTGATCCATAATGGTAGATCAATATGTGAATCTGCAATTATAGTTCAGTACATTGATGAGGTTTGGAATGACAAATTTCCAATCATACCCTCGGATCCTTATGAGAGAGCTCAGGCCAGATTTTGGGTTGACTTCATTGACCAAAAG TATAATAATACGTGGATGAAACTATGGCTCTCGGAAGGTGAAGAACATGAAACATGTAAGAAGGAGTTGATCTCCAATTTGAAGCAACTAGAGGATATTTTGGGAGAAAAAGCATTTTATGGGGGTGACACTTTTGGGTTTCTTGATATTTGTCTCATCACATTTTATAGCTGGTTTTATACCTTTGAGAATTACGGCAATTTCAAAATGGAAGCAGAGTGTCCTAAATTGATGGCTTGGGCCAAAAGGTGCATGCAGAGAGACACTGTTTCTAAGTCACTTGTTGATGATAGGAAGGTGTATGATTATGTTGTACAAGCCATAAAGAATGCCTTTGGAAAATAG
- the LOC112703442 gene encoding probable glutathione S-transferase parC, with translation MGDISNNNVVLLGSGFSMFGMRARIALEEKEIKYEYKEEDLINKSSLLLEMNPVQKKIPVLIHNGKPICESLIIVEYIDMVWNNNNNNAPMLLPFDPYDKAQARFWADFVDQKVYHFSRRIWTNSKGDEQELAKKGFIESLKQLEEFLGDKPYFGGEQFGFVDVALIPFYCWFYTYEMFGNFKLETFCPNIISWANRCMKRKSVSITLADGKEVYESVLDYKNKFLMD, from the exons ATGGGGGACATTAGCAACAATAATGTTGTTTTGTTAGGCTCAGGGTTCAGCATGTTTGGCATGAGAGCAAGAATAGCATTGGAAGAGAAAGAAATCAAGTATGAGTACAAGGAGGAAGATCTTATCAACAAGAGCTCCTTGCTCTTAGAAATGAATCCAGTTCAAAAGAAAATCCCAGTTCTTATACATAATGGGAAACCAATATGTGAGTCCCTCATAATTGTTGAGTATATTGATATGGTTtggaacaacaacaataataatgctCCAATGTTGCTTCCTTTTGATCCCTATGACAAAGCTCAAGCCAGATTCTGGGCTGATTTTGTAGATCAGAAG GTGTATCATTTTTCTAGGAGAATATGGACTAATTCCAAGGGAGATGAGCAAGAGTTGGCTAAGAAGGGCTTCATTGAGAGCTTGAAACAATTGGAGGAGTTTCTCGGAGACAAGCCTTATTTTGGAGGGGAGCAATTTGGGTTTGTTGATGTTGCTCTCATCCCTTTCTATTGCTGGTTTTATACATATGAGATGTTTGGAAACTTCAAACTTGAGACATTTTGTCCAAATATCATCTCATGGGCTAATAGATGCATGAAGAGAAAAAGTGTGTCTATAACTCTTGCAGATGGGAAGGAAGTTTATGAGTCTGTTTTGGATTACAAGAATAAGTTTTTGATGGACTAA
- the LOC112703443 gene encoding probable glutathione S-transferase parC — protein MAENDEVIMLDFWLSPYARRVQIALEEKGIKYEIKEEDLPNNKSTLLLQLNPVYKKVPVLIHNGKPICESLVVLEYIDEVWNHKSPSLLPSDPYHRAQARFWADYVDKKIYDNAMKFFKTEGEEKDGKKGLIEGLKVMEEQVGGDRTYFGGDNIGFVDVILVPLFSWFYVYKFTNNLNFVSQESFPNLFAWAKKCTERDSVSKCIPKEQKVFEHFQQRNLLNSDQ, from the exons ATGGCAGAAAATGATGAAGTAATAATGCTGGATTTCTGGCTAAGCCCATATGCGAGGAGGGTCCAAATAGCACTAGAGGAAAAGGGCATCAAGTATGAGATCAAAGAAGAGGACTTGCCTAATAATAAGAGCACCTTACTCCTGCAATTGAATCCTGTTTATAAGAAAGTTCCAGTTCTTATTCACAATGGAAAACCCATTTGTGAGTCACTTGTTGTTCTTGAGTACATTGATGAGGTTTGGAATCATAAGTCTCCTTCGTTGCTTCCTTCTGATCCTTATCACAGAGCTCAAGCTAGATTCTGGGCTGATTATGTCGACAAGAAG ATATACGACAATGCTATGAAGTTTTTCAAAacagaaggagaagagaaagatgGAAAGAAAGGGTTGATCGAGGGTCTGAAAGTAATGGAAGAACAAGTTGGAGGAGACAGGACATATTTTGGTGGAGACAACATTGGATTTGTGGATGTGATACTTGTCCCATTGTTCAGTTGGTTCTACGTCTACAAATTCACTAACAACTTGAATTTTGTGAGCCAAGAAAGCTTCCCTAACCTCTTTGCTTGGGCCAAGAAGTGCACTGAGAGAGACAGTGTGTCCAAGTGTATTCCTAAGGAACAAAAGGTCTTTGAGCATTTTCAGCAGAGGAATCTCTTGAATTCTGATCAGTGA
- the LOC112703444 gene encoding probable glutathione S-transferase — protein sequence MAIDEVVLLDFWSSPFGLRARITLAEKGIKYEYKEEDLRNKSTLLLEMNPVHKKIPVLIHNGKSICESLNIVQYIDEVWSDRSPLLPSDPYQRAQARFWADYVDKKVFPAQKKLAFATKEEKESAEKEFLDALKLLEEQLGDKDYFGGDKFDFVDIAFAPYYSFFKIYEIVGNFKMEEKFPKICAWAKRCMQKESVSMSLPDSQKVLEFFMEMRKNFLGTE from the exons ATGGCAATTGATGAGGTGGTTCTGCTTGATTTTTGGTCGAGCCCTTTTGGTTTGAGGGCAAGGATTACACTTGCTGAAAAGGGTATTAAGTATGAGTACAAAGAAGAAGACCTGAGGAATAAGAGCACTCTTCTCCTTGAGATGAACCCGGTTCACAAGAAAATACCGGTTCTCATCCACAATGGGAAATCTATTTGTGAGTCTCTTAATATTGTTCAATATATTGATGAAGTGTGGAGTGATAGATCTCCTTTGTTGCCTTCTGATCCCTATCAAAGAGCTCAGGCTAGATTTTGGGCTGACTATGTTGACAAGAag GTTTTCCCTGCTCAGAAGAAGTTAGCTTTTGcgacaaaagaagaaaaagaatctgCAGAGAAAGAATTCTTGGATGCCCTTAAATTGTTGGAGGAGCAATTGGGTGACAAGGATTATTTTGGAGGAGACAAGTTTGATTTTGTGGACATAGCATTTGCTCCATACTatagttttttcaaaatttacgAGATTGTTGGGAACTTCAAAATGGAAGAAAAGTTCCCTAAGATTTGTGCTTGGGCGAAGAGGTGCATGCAAAAGGAAAGTGTTTCCATGTCTCTCCCTGACTCGCAAAAGGTCCTTGAGTTTTTTATGGAGATGAGGAAGAACTTCTTAGGAACAGAGTAG